The stretch of DNA ATGTGCGCGGCCAGGTCGGCACCGACTTCGAAGGCAAGCTGGTGGGCCTGGGTGACCCTCGGGCGCAAACCGAGCAGGCGATGAAGAACGTCAAGCAACTGCTCGAAGAGGCGGGTTCGGACCTGTCGCACATCGTCAAGACCACCACCTACATCACCGACCCGCGCTTCCGCGAGCCGGTGTACAAGGAAGTCGGCAAGTGGCTGAAGGGCGTGTTCCCGATTTCCACCGGGCTGGTGGTGGCAGGGTTGGCCCAGGCCGAGTGGCTGATGGAAATCGATGTGATTGCGGTGGTGCCGGATCAGCAGTGATCCTGTGAAACTGCTGGGGGCGCTCTGCGCCCCTTTCCGACCGGTCCGGCGCCCCGGCAAGGCCGCTCCTACAGGAAATGCGTGATCCCTGTAGGAGCGGCCTTGTGTCGCGAATGGGCCGCAAAGCGGCCCCCAGTTCTCAGAACTTGGCCAGTTCTTCGCGGCAAAACTCGACAAACAACTGCGCCGGCTTGGTCAACTGCACCCGCTTCAAATGCGCCGCTGCCAACCCCGACAATGCCACCGGCTCGGCGATATCGATCATCACCAGCTTCTGCCCGTCATAGGTGCATTCCGAGTGCGGTCGGGTCACCAGCAACGAAAACCCGAAGCCCTGCCCCACCATCCCGCGCACCATCTCGATCGACGGCGAACTGAAGACGATGTTCGGCGTCAGGCCCATTTCATTGAACAGGCTGACGAAATAGGTCCGGCTCGGCGCCACGTCCAGCAAGATCATCGGCTCCGGGCACAAGTCGCGCAGCGACACCTGCGCCTGGGCGGCAAAGCGGTGTTTCTCGGGCAGAAGCACATAAGGCTTCTGCGGCGGCATCAAGGGTTCCGCTTCGATGGTGCCGTCCAGGTCATGGTCATAGAGAAACGCCAGGTCGAAGGTGCCGGCAGTCAGCCCTTGGATCAGGTCCTGCTGCTCACCGTCGCGCAGGCGGATGTCCACCCCCGGGTAGCGTTCGCGAAAGCCGGCGATCAGCCGCGGCAGATACAGCGGCGCCACGGTTTCGAAGCAACCGATGTCGATATGCCCGGCAACGGTGTCGTTGTCGGCCAGGGCGTTCTGCTCGAACTCGTGCGCCATCTGCAGCAGCGACTTGGTCTTGGCGTAGAAGCGCTTGCCACTGGGCGTCAGCGAAACGCCCTGGGCGTGGTGGCGGATGAACAGTTGCACACCAAAGCTTTCCTCCAGGCTCTTGATCGCCGTAGAGATCGACGGCTGGGCGATGTAAAGCTGTCGCGAGGCCTCGGCGACACTGCCGGCCTCGACGGTGGTGACAAAGTATTTGAGTTGTCGCAGGGTGTAGGAAGCCACAGGCACCTCGTTGGCGCCATTCGCAGGCGCCTTGGAATTTTCCTGTCACTTTACCTTGTGGCCTGTTTCAACGGGCCGCTGGCTGATGAAGGATTTGCCTAAGGCTTGAGCATAATTTTTGTGTCGTCGCCGACAGGGCCTGCTCAGGCACCGACAAAGTTGACGCCGCGCGCGCCCTTCAGCGCCTGCGCCACCAGTAACTCGGCCTCTGCCGCCTCCACGCCGTAATCGGCAAACTCGGTCCGCACCCCCAGCCCCTGCAGGAACCCTCGCAACCGCGCCTGGGCTGCACCAAGATCCCTCCCGAACACCCGCTGCAACACCCGATCCCGCCCGGCATCCCGCCCCCAGGCCAGCCCCAGCACATGCGGCAAGGTAAACGAACAGGCAATCCCGTGCGGCACGCCATGGCGCAAGGTCATCGGATAAGAAATCGAATGTGCCAGCGCTGTGCGCGTATTGGAAAACGCCAACCCCGCTTTCAGCGCCGCCAGCGCCATCCGTTCGCGCATCTGCAGATTGCCCAGGTCGGCACACAGCGATGGCAGGCAGTCGAGCACCTCGCCAATCGCCGACTCGGCCAACGTGTCGGATATCGGGTTGGCATTGCGGTTCCAGATTGCCTCCAGTGCGTGGGACAGCGCATCAAGCCCACTGGCCAAGGTCACCCCCGCCGGCGCGCTGAGCATCAACTGCGGGTCGACGATCGCCAGCGACGGCCAGGTGCAGCCCAGGTGCAGGGAATACTTGCGCTGGCTGGCCTCGTCCCAGATCGTCGCCCAAGGCGTGACCTCGCTGCCAGTGCCCGCCGTGGTCGGTACAGCGATCAGGCGCTTGCTGCGCGCCGGGGTGAACGCCCGGCCACTGGCCAGCAGCTCGAGCAGCTCATCGAAGCGGCCACTGGCAGTGCCAACCACCAGCGCCTTGGCGGTGTCGATGGCACTGCCGCCTCCCAGTGCCAGCACCGTGTGGCAATCGCCATGCTCGCCCCAGAAGCCCTCGTGCACCGTGCGCAGCCAGGCAACGTCCGGGTTGGGCTGTACGTTGTCGATCACCTGCACCAGGCGCTCGCCCAGCAGGCTGCGGACCCGCTCGACCAGGCCAAGCGCACGGGCTTCGGGGAAGGTGACCAGCACCACTCGCTCGTCATGGGTAAGTTCGCCAAGGCGATCGAGGCTGCCGGCACCAAAGTGAATGGCCACCGGGTTGTGAAATTGTGTAGGCATGTCAAGTCCTCGGGCCTGCGCGTCAGTGCCGGCCGTTATCCTGGATGGCCTTGCGCAAACGGCCGGAGAGCAGATCGGCAGCCACCACCATGAAGGTAATGACGATGATGCAAGTGGCGGTTTCCGGGTACTTGAACAGCTTCAGGCTGCTGACCAGCTCGAAGCCCAGGCCGCCCGCACCCACCATGCCCAGCACCGTGGCCGAACGCAGGTTGACCTCGAAGCGGTACAGGATCACCGCGATCCACGCCGTGACCACCTGTGGCAACACGCCGAACACGATCACCTGCAACGGTCGTGCCCCCGTGGCACGCAGGGCTTCGAGCGGGCCTTGATCAATCTCCTCGATGCTCTCGGCAAAGAACTTGCCGAGCATGCCCACACCGTGCACAGCCAGCGCCAGTACGCCGGGGAACGGCCCCAGGCCCACCGCCGAGACGAACACCAGAGCCAGGATCAGCTCATTGATACTACGTATTACGTTTAGCAGCTGCCGGGTACCTTGATACACCCAGCGATTGCTGTGCAGGTTACGCGCAGCCAGCAGCGCCAGGGGGATAGCGAAGATAACACCAAGCAATGTGCCCCAGATGGCGATCTGTACCGTTTCCAGGGCCGGCGCCAACAGCTTGGGCAAGATGCTCAGGTCCGGCGGCAACGAACGGCTGATGAAGTCGCCAATCTGCGGCAAGCCTGCCGCCAGTTCGCCCAGGCTCAGTTGCGCACCGTTGGCGCTCCAGTGCAGCAGCACGATGATCGCCAGCAGCAGCGCGGCGCTGCCCGCCCAGCCGCGCAAGCGCTGGGGCGTGTTGACCATCCAGCGGTAATCTTGGGTTCGCATGGTTCAGGCTCCCATTCGCTTGGCCGGGCCGAGTTGTGCCAGCACCGGCGCTTCATGCGGCGACGCAGCATCAAACTGCGGGTAGATACGTTGCAGCGCCGCCTCGTCCAGGCCGCTGGCGTCGCCGTCATATACCAGGCGGCCATGGGCCAGGCCGACGATGCGGTCACCAAACTCGCGGGCAAAGTCCACCTGGTGCAGGTTACACACCACGGTGATGCCCAGCTCGCGGCTGGCATCACGCAGGTACTGCATCACCAGGCGCGCAGTCTTCGGGTCAAGGCTGGCCACCGGCTCATCGGCCAGAATCACCTGCGGCTGCTGGGCCAGCGCGCGAGCAATGCCCACCCGCTGCATCTGCCCGCCAGACAACGCATCGGTGCGCGACTCGGCCTTGTGCGCCAGCTCCACCCGGCGCAGGCACTGGCGAGCCAGTTCCACATCGGCGCGGCGGAACAGCTGCAGCAGCGAGGCCAGGGTCGACATGGCGCCGAGCCGGCCGGTCAGTACGTTCTTCAGCACCGACAAACGTGGCACCACATTGTGATGCTGGAAGATCATCGCCACCCGGCGGCGCAGTTCACGCTCACCTCGCGGCAGCATGGCGTCGATACCTGCCACCTGCAGTTCGCCACTGTCGGCGCGGGCCAGGCGGTTCATGCAGCGCAGCAGGGTCGACTTGCCGGCACCGGACTGGCCCAGCACCACGACAAATTCGCCAGCACCGATCGACAGGTCGATGCCGCGCAGCACCGGGTTGTCGCCGTAATGCTTGGTCAGTTGGCTGACGCGGATCATTTCATGCCCCCCAGGTCCAGTTCGAGCACCTGAGCGGTTTCGCGTACCACGTCATAGGCGGCATCGTTGGTGGGCTGGAAGCCGTTGAGCAGGCCCTGGTCGGTCCACTCGACGTTCTTCACCTGAGCCATGGCTGCGGCCAGTTTCTGTTTCAGTGCAGGGTCAAGGTCCTTGCGCCAGGCCATGGGCGACTCGGGGATGTCCGGGGAGCTCCAGACGATCCGCAGGTCATCCTTGCCCACCTCCCCGGCGGCGATGGCCGAAGCGAGAATGCGGTCTGCCACCGCCGCACCGTCAACCTTGCCATTGGCCACAGCCAGGATACTGGCATCGTGCGAGCCCGAGAAAATCACCCGCGAGAACAG from Pseudomonas putida encodes:
- the phnE gene encoding phosphonate ABC transporter, permease protein PhnE, producing the protein MRTQDYRWMVNTPQRLRGWAGSAALLLAIIVLLHWSANGAQLSLGELAAGLPQIGDFISRSLPPDLSILPKLLAPALETVQIAIWGTLLGVIFAIPLALLAARNLHSNRWVYQGTRQLLNVIRSINELILALVFVSAVGLGPFPGVLALAVHGVGMLGKFFAESIEEIDQGPLEALRATGARPLQVIVFGVLPQVVTAWIAVILYRFEVNLRSATVLGMVGAGGLGFELVSSLKLFKYPETATCIIVITFMVVAADLLSGRLRKAIQDNGRH
- a CDS encoding RidA family protein; the encoded protein is MPTHTRIRMFNTKETYPNQTLDNDLCQAVRAGNTIYVRGQVGTDFEGKLVGLGDPRAQTEQAMKNVKQLLEEAGSDLSHIVKTTTYITDPRFREPVYKEVGKWLKGVFPISTGLVVAGLAQAEWLMEIDVIAVVPDQQ
- the phnC gene encoding phosphonate ABC transporter ATP-binding protein, coding for MIRVSQLTKHYGDNPVLRGIDLSIGAGEFVVVLGQSGAGKSTLLRCMNRLARADSGELQVAGIDAMLPRGERELRRRVAMIFQHHNVVPRLSVLKNVLTGRLGAMSTLASLLQLFRRADVELARQCLRRVELAHKAESRTDALSGGQMQRVGIARALAQQPQVILADEPVASLDPKTARLVMQYLRDASRELGITVVCNLHQVDFAREFGDRIVGLAHGRLVYDGDASGLDEAALQRIYPQFDAASPHEAPVLAQLGPAKRMGA
- the psrA gene encoding iron-containing alcohol dehydrogenase PsrA: MPTQFHNPVAIHFGAGSLDRLGELTHDERVVLVTFPEARALGLVERVRSLLGERLVQVIDNVQPNPDVAWLRTVHEGFWGEHGDCHTVLALGGGSAIDTAKALVVGTASGRFDELLELLASGRAFTPARSKRLIAVPTTAGTGSEVTPWATIWDEASQRKYSLHLGCTWPSLAIVDPQLMLSAPAGVTLASGLDALSHALEAIWNRNANPISDTLAESAIGEVLDCLPSLCADLGNLQMRERMALAALKAGLAFSNTRTALAHSISYPMTLRHGVPHGIACSFTLPHVLGLAWGRDAGRDRVLQRVFGRDLGAAQARLRGFLQGLGVRTEFADYGVEAAEAELLVAQALKGARGVNFVGA
- a CDS encoding LysR family transcriptional regulator; the protein is MASYTLRQLKYFVTTVEAGSVAEASRQLYIAQPSISTAIKSLEESFGVQLFIRHHAQGVSLTPSGKRFYAKTKSLLQMAHEFEQNALADNDTVAGHIDIGCFETVAPLYLPRLIAGFRERYPGVDIRLRDGEQQDLIQGLTAGTFDLAFLYDHDLDGTIEAEPLMPPQKPYVLLPEKHRFAAQAQVSLRDLCPEPMILLDVAPSRTYFVSLFNEMGLTPNIVFSSPSIEMVRGMVGQGFGFSLLVTRPHSECTYDGQKLVMIDIAEPVALSGLAAAHLKRVQLTKPAQLFVEFCREELAKF